TCGGGGATGGGGCACTTCCAATTCCTTGCTGGAAAAACATCTTGAACCGAACAACAGAAGATCAAGGTCAATCGTCCTCGACCTGTCGCTACTGTGGGAACGACTCTTTCCAAGGGACCTTTCAATCTTCCTGAGATCGTAAATTAATTGCTCGGGGCTATGGTAGGTCTGAACCTCAACCACAGCGTTGACGAATTCTCCTCCACCGTCTACCAAGCCTACAGGAGCAGTCTCGTAAAGGCTGGATATATTCGTGATACATACGCCTTCCAAAGTTTCGATCTTTTTCAATGCGCTATAGAAGGTCTCCTCCGGGTTCCCAAGAT
This window of the Desulfomonilaceae bacterium genome carries:
- the folK gene encoding 2-amino-4-hydroxy-6-hydroxymethyldihydropteridine diphosphokinase; this encodes MRSIAYVGFGGNLGNPEETFYSALKKIETLEGVCITNISSLYETAPVGLVDGGGEFVNAVVEVQTYHSPEQLIYDLRKIERSLGKSRSHSSDRSRTIDLDLLLFGSRCFSSKELEVPHPRMASRAFVLVPLVEIAPDFTHPALNMSLREILAGLEDNQVSGVRLFKGVDRQKAEQVA